A genomic segment from Sander vitreus isolate 19-12246 chromosome 3, sanVit1, whole genome shotgun sequence encodes:
- the mrps23 gene encoding small ribosomal subunit protein mS23 isoform X2 — protein sequence MAGSRLERFGTVFTRVRDLMRSGVIKPSEKPIWYDVYEAFPPKRDPLHMKPHTRPSTKKQETVPEIFYREDEARAKFYELYGTGPRPFDLSKSSFVSTCQRFVDKYTELESHSELDGSALFEETGKALLSEGIVLRRKGAPPVSAESRDLVLELKLTEM from the exons atggcTGGCAGCAGACTAGAGAGGTTTGGAACTGTATTCACCCG GGTTCGAGATCTGATGCGATCCGGGGTCATAAAGCCATCAGAGAAACCCATCTGGTATGATGTTTATGAGGCTTTTCCACCAAAGAGGGACCCACTTCACATGAAGCCACACACCAGACCCAGTACCAAGAAACAGGAAACTGTGCCTGAAATCTTCTACAGAGAGGATGAAGCTAGAGC GAAGTTCTATGAGCTGTATGGGACGGGTCCTCGGCCTTTTGATCTGTCCAAATCAAGCTTTGTTTCTACGTGTCAGAG GTTTGTAGACAAGTACACAGAGTTGGAGAGCCACAGTGAGCTGGATGGCTCGGCTCTGTTTGAGGAGACCGGGAAGGCTTTACTCTCGGAGGGCATCGTGCTGAGAAGGAAAGGGGCGCCTCCG GTGTCAGCGGAGTCCAGGGATCTGGTGCTGGAGCTGAAGCTGACAGAAATGTAG
- the mrps23 gene encoding small ribosomal subunit protein mS23 isoform X1, with amino-acid sequence MAGSRLERFGTVFTRVRDLMRSGVIKPSEKPIWYDVYEAFPPKRDPLHMKPHTRPSTKKQETVPEIFYREDEARAKFYELYGTGPRPFDLSKSSFVSTCQRFVDKYTELESHSELDGSALFEETGKALLSEGIVLRRKGAPPVSDFRSSTQSDETAAACSAPYPGQSHRFWVTGLPNASGTSVRPIQKTS; translated from the exons atggcTGGCAGCAGACTAGAGAGGTTTGGAACTGTATTCACCCG GGTTCGAGATCTGATGCGATCCGGGGTCATAAAGCCATCAGAGAAACCCATCTGGTATGATGTTTATGAGGCTTTTCCACCAAAGAGGGACCCACTTCACATGAAGCCACACACCAGACCCAGTACCAAGAAACAGGAAACTGTGCCTGAAATCTTCTACAGAGAGGATGAAGCTAGAGC GAAGTTCTATGAGCTGTATGGGACGGGTCCTCGGCCTTTTGATCTGTCCAAATCAAGCTTTGTTTCTACGTGTCAGAG GTTTGTAGACAAGTACACAGAGTTGGAGAGCCACAGTGAGCTGGATGGCTCGGCTCTGTTTGAGGAGACCGGGAAGGCTTTACTCTCGGAGGGCATCGTGCTGAGAAGGAAAGGGGCGCCTCCG gtgtcggacttcaggagctctaCACAGTCTGATGAGACAGCGGCAGCCTGCAgcgctccatacccagggcaaagtcaccgtttctgggttactggactaccaaatgccaGCGGCACATCTgtgcgacctattcagaagactagctga